A portion of the Acidobacteriota bacterium genome contains these proteins:
- a CDS encoding protein kinase: MTPERYEQIGDLYHAALEREPSARAAFLMATCGEDDEMRAEVASLISAHEQAANFIEQPPDDVAAGWQASAMLPAHSFGRYRVLSLLGKGGMGEVWLAEDTELRRQVAIKLLPTEFSHDAERLRRFAQEARATSALNHPNILTIHDIGNHEGTPYIVAELLEGVELRAPLKAGALSVRTALDYA, encoded by the coding sequence ATGACACCTGAACGTTACGAACAAATTGGCGATCTTTACCACGCCGCGTTGGAGCGTGAGCCGTCGGCGCGCGCCGCCTTTTTGATGGCGACTTGTGGCGAAGACGACGAGATGCGCGCTGAAGTCGCCTCACTCATTTCCGCGCACGAACAAGCGGCCAATTTTATCGAACAACCGCCGGATGATGTCGCCGCAGGCTGGCAAGCATCGGCTATGCTTCCTGCGCACAGCTTTGGTCGTTACCGTGTGCTTTCTTTATTGGGCAAGGGCGGGATGGGAGAAGTTTGGCTGGCGGAAGACACCGAGTTACGTCGTCAAGTCGCCATCAAACTGCTGCCCACGGAATTTTCGCACGATGCGGAACGGTTGCGCCGCTTCGCACAGGAAGCCCGCGCAACCTCGGCGCTCAATCACCCGAACATTCTCACCATTCACGACATCGGCAATCACGAAGGTACGCCTTATATCGTCGCTGAATTGCTGGAAGGCGTGGAGTTACGCGCGCCATTGAAAGCCGGCGCACTTTCTGTCCGCACCGCGCTGGATTACGCATGA
- a CDS encoding PD40 domain-containing protein, translating to MAKLKPLKFAGSVNLGNPDERQERLTDSGVMMGTVDYMSPEQVRNEEVDQRSDLFSFGSILYEMLVGQRAFYCNSKAETMAAILKEEPPKLAELSETNKLISPEFERIVRHCLEKKPDLRFQSARDLAFALDALLAPLGTRPEPEPKQKPKQKPKWDRTPGGKTVKTSVFGSAWLAWTAAALAILALSAIWFRRAPVESSITYTYLPLPEKTTSLDISGATISPDGQRVVMMAVTDGVNRLWLYSFDRATPELLPGTDGAQAPFWSPNSQSVGFFTQNKLKRVEISGGTPISLCDVPLGAGGTWNSAGVILFAPQFNGAGLFQVSESGGKPTPVTNLAATRFETGHNFPYFLPDGRHFIFFTQAGQPDYRGIQLGSLDDPQTRFLVRADTKAEYSSAGYLLFMHRRKIWAQRFDPDKLTLSGEALPITESVYYEAPIRYADLSVFGPRTLIYRRGGNQARQLVWLDRHGKQLSVVDPVGDYRSMQLSANGEQVLLDNNDLEFETSDIWQFDLLRNTRTRWTFNPGTDTYPIWSPDGSQIAIASNREGFWGIYRVSGNGNEELLLKGDQKLLLTSDWSGDGRFIVYRQAQEKTGLDIELLQLFGDRKTLKYAATPFNESYGVISPDGHWMAYQSNDSGRYQIYVQSFPEPGRKIPVSKGDGMLPRWRRDGKELFYVATDDKLMAVPVQTGAHFSAGVPSALFEVGSLGRRLNRYVYDVSADGQKFLVIRQLEDATTRPLTVMQNWTAALKR from the coding sequence TTGGCAAAACTGAAACCCTTGAAGTTCGCTGGTTCCGTCAACCTGGGCAACCCTGACGAGCGTCAGGAACGATTGACCGATTCAGGCGTCATGATGGGCACGGTTGATTACATGTCGCCGGAGCAAGTGCGCAACGAGGAAGTAGATCAACGTTCTGATCTGTTTTCTTTCGGCTCAATTCTTTATGAAATGCTCGTTGGCCAGCGTGCCTTTTACTGCAACTCAAAAGCCGAAACAATGGCGGCGATTCTGAAAGAAGAACCGCCGAAGTTGGCGGAGCTAAGCGAAACGAACAAGCTCATCAGCCCGGAGTTTGAAAGAATCGTCCGGCACTGTTTGGAGAAAAAACCTGACCTGCGGTTTCAATCGGCGCGCGATTTGGCTTTTGCGCTTGATGCGTTACTTGCGCCTTTGGGGACGCGACCTGAGCCAGAGCCAAAGCAAAAACCAAAGCAAAAACCAAAGTGGGACAGAACGCCGGGTGGAAAGACAGTCAAGACATCGGTGTTCGGCAGTGCATGGTTGGCATGGACGGCAGCAGCGCTGGCAATACTGGCATTGTCGGCGATTTGGTTCCGCCGCGCCCCGGTTGAAAGCAGCATCACTTACACCTATTTGCCGTTACCGGAAAAGACAACTTCCCTGGACATTAGTGGCGCGACGATTTCGCCCGATGGACAGCGTGTCGTAATGATGGCAGTCACGGATGGCGTAAACCGGCTGTGGCTTTATTCCTTTGATCGGGCAACGCCCGAGTTGCTGCCGGGAACCGATGGAGCGCAAGCCCCTTTTTGGTCACCGAATAGCCAAAGCGTAGGCTTTTTCACACAGAACAAACTGAAAAGAGTTGAGATTTCAGGCGGAACGCCAATATCCCTATGCGACGTGCCGCTCGGCGCTGGTGGTACTTGGAACAGTGCGGGCGTCATTCTATTTGCGCCACAATTCAATGGAGCAGGACTTTTTCAGGTCTCCGAATCAGGCGGAAAGCCGACACCTGTTACGAATCTGGCCGCCACGCGCTTTGAGACGGGTCATAACTTTCCTTATTTCCTACCAGACGGTCGCCACTTCATCTTTTTTACCCAGGCCGGCCAACCCGATTATCGCGGTATTCAACTCGGCTCGCTCGATGATCCGCAGACGCGCTTTCTGGTGCGCGCCGATACCAAAGCGGAATATTCCTCCGCCGGTTACCTATTATTTATGCACAGGCGGAAGATTTGGGCGCAGCGATTCGATCCCGACAAACTTACGTTGAGTGGGGAGGCTCTGCCAATAACCGAATCGGTTTATTACGAAGCGCCCATACGCTATGCCGATCTGTCGGTTTTTGGCCCGCGGACGCTGATTTACCGGCGTGGGGGGAATCAGGCGCGCCAGCTTGTCTGGCTGGACCGTCACGGAAAACAATTGTCGGTGGTTGATCCGGTGGGTGATTATCGTTCAATGCAGCTTTCAGCAAACGGCGAACAGGTGCTGCTGGATAACAATGATCTGGAGTTTGAGACTTCCGACATTTGGCAATTTGATTTACTTCGCAATACACGTACGCGATGGACTTTCAATCCGGGGACTGACACGTATCCAATCTGGTCGCCAGATGGCAGCCAGATTGCCATTGCGTCGAATCGTGAAGGGTTTTGGGGAATCTATCGCGTGAGCGGGAATGGCAATGAAGAGCTATTACTCAAGGGAGACCAAAAACTCTTACTGACCAGCGACTGGTCGGGCGATGGCAGGTTCATTGTCTATCGCCAGGCTCAGGAAAAAACCGGGTTGGATATTGAGCTGTTGCAACTTTTCGGTGACCGGAAAACGCTCAAATATGCCGCAACGCCGTTCAATGAAAGCTATGGGGTTATTTCGCCTGACGGACACTGGATGGCTTATCAGTCAAATGATTCAGGCCGCTATCAAATCTATGTGCAATCCTTCCCGGAACCGGGGCGGAAGATTCCTGTTTCGAAAGGCGACGGCATGCTTCCGCGCTGGCGGCGCGATGGAAAGGAATTATTCTATGTTGCAACGGACGACAAACTGATGGCCGTGCCGGTTCAAACAGGCGCGCACTTTAGCGCGGGCGTTCCGTCGGCGCTGTTTGAAGTCGGAAGTCTTGGCCGCCGACTGAACCGATATGTGTATGACGTTAGTGCTGACGGGCAGAAGTTTTTAGTCATTCGCCAGTTGGAAGACGCAACGACACGGCCCTTGACTGTCATGCAGAATTGGACAGCGGCGCTGAAGAGATAG
- a CDS encoding sigma-70 family RNA polymerase sigma factor: METSSQSVSHLLRRWSDGDSEVLDQLMPLVYGQLRLMARRYMEQQPSGHTLQTTALIHEAYLRLIGQEEKRWENRAHFFGVAAMAMRHILVDYTRARQAAKRGGGASTVSLEEAAYVPEERAEELVALDDALEELAQLSPRQSRVVELRYFGGLSVTETAEVLNISPDTVTRDWNQAQAWLYRALSRNS, from the coding sequence ATGGAAACTTCATCGCAATCAGTCAGTCACTTGTTGCGGCGTTGGAGCGATGGCGACAGCGAAGTGTTGGACCAGCTTATGCCACTGGTTTATGGCCAGTTGCGTCTGATGGCGCGACGTTACATGGAGCAGCAGCCATCCGGACACACGCTGCAAACCACGGCGTTAATCCACGAAGCATATCTGCGATTGATCGGACAGGAAGAAAAACGTTGGGAAAACCGCGCACATTTCTTCGGAGTTGCGGCAATGGCGATGCGGCATATTCTGGTGGATTACACACGCGCTCGTCAGGCTGCCAAACGTGGGGGTGGCGCGAGCACCGTTTCGCTGGAAGAGGCCGCGTATGTCCCCGAAGAGAGGGCGGAGGAGTTGGTGGCGTTGGATGATGCGCTTGAGGAACTCGCGCAGCTTTCGCCCAGACAAAGCCGGGTCGTTGAATTGCGCTATTTCGGCGGCCTGAGCGTGACGGAAACGGCGGAGGTGCTGAACATTTCGCCGGATACCGTCACGCGCGATTGGAACCAGGCCCAGGCGTGGCTGTATCGCGCACTCAGCCGTAACAGCTAA